aaaaagtgcactggattctgagctatgaatttaacacgctaaagttcaacattaccggTTTTGTTTATTGTAGCAAATATTAAACATCCTGCATTCaatataccccccgcgggttagggggaagattttacccgatgctccccagcatgtcgtaggaggcaactaacggattctgtttctctttttacccttgtttaagtgtttcttgtatagaatatagtcaatttttgtaaagattttagtcaagcagtatgtaagaaatgttaagtcctttgtactggaaacttgcattctcccagtaactGAGTAAGGTAATACActttgtactacgttgcaagcccctggagcaaatttttgattagtgcttttgtaaacaagaaacaattgacaagtggctctataaatatctcatctcccccctttccccgtcgcgatataaccttcgtggttgaaaacgacgttaaacaccaaatgaagaaagaaagaaagactgcaTTCAATATCAGAATGATTTGTAGTTTTTCTGTTGTCctttgaaaataatttggtAGAAGTAAGCATAAGACTAGGAGCTTTAAATATACAAACTAACCACTTGCTGACTTGGACCTGGACTGCAAATAGAAATGATGACACAGACACCCGTACATTGATAGTAATAACTAATATAGACCATCATACATGCAGTACGTTGTTCCCAGACAGTGAGACACAAAGGAATaaataggtcagttggaccttgaTTCAAAATACGCACTGGCTATAAGCACTCTGAgagtatatgttacagttaatctgtgaaaccagggaatacctgtattaactaggtaatacatgaattaactgagggaaaaaaacagttaattcatgtattacctaaaatagtttagttaatactgtaatacacgtattccctggtttcacagattaactgtaacatatacacgaTTCTGCCCCCTGTATACACGCCACTTTGCGATAGGTAGGCAGAGCAGTTGATTATCAAAGTACAAAAAAACATAACAATCTGATGCTGCACGGCCTTTTCTATAATGATGATTACGTTTACGGAGTGTACATAAAAGACCAGACAACCACATCAGCACTCTGAGTCTCATTCGACGTCATTTTGTGAAAGGACGCAATGAACTTTTGATTTAGAGAATCAAAGTACCCTTGGGACAAACACACGCCCATAAAGCTGTTTATTGTCGGAgtatggaacacacttggagTGTGTACAAGTGGTTGTATACTATGTGAGTGTACATAATTGCCAGCCCTGTATACACTCCGAAAAAGTGATGGCGGAAGTCAATATGTACGTTGGATTGAttttcattggctacttcctaatgACTTGTAATGGGGCATTTCATTGGCTTACAATTTGTAACAGAGCTTTTGATTGTCGGAGTGCATACAGACATGTATATCAGTCCTGTATACACTCAGAgtgtatatatgtgaccctccaccacggaatgagtcgcatgtcacctttgcatgattttcatatttgtacattttcctaaagagttgtttatactctatccagtggtgaaaactgttttagaaaagagcaaagaCTTTTCGAGTtacaagcctgtgactaaggtgaccctcgcACTGTTACGAGACACCATCCGGACTTATatgaagcctagcgcagaaccgcgcgaggtgacatgcgactcattccgtggtggagggtcacatattatctTTTGCCTGAATCAAAATATAtgatatactagaatgaatacccgctttgccgggtacccggcaaagccgggaagaagtagagccgaataccggatggctttgccgggaagaagtagaggaatacccggcttcgctgggatgaaagcgttgtggacagtgaccttctaaaaatagtaacgggaatatccggaatatccggcttcgccgggatgaaagcgttgtggacagtgaccttctaaaaatagtaacgggaatatggattgacaccacacgaaggaagggagataaacacgcaaaacactggagaagataaggaagagttactgcgaatggatgtagtggatctacagaaaaacccaAATCGGTTCAgggctgcgcgctgagagcatgtgttgaaaattctcatcgaccaggttgtgtccggggtctacctgaatatgcccaccaaatttgaagcagatccatcgagaactttggtcATGCatggcgaacacacagacagacagacagacacaagccgtatatatataaatatagatAACAATATCGGTCAAAACGTCCTTGCCAAAAAAGTTGTGGTGTCAAATGATATCTGACTGTTCTAAGCTATCGGGCATTCGACCAGCCTGGGGTCAGATCCAAAGACACCTAAATGGCTGAAGACCAAGGCCTGGAAACAACACTGAACATGATACAATAAATAAACTCTGTGTCGATTTTCAGCTTCGAGCAGGAGATAGCTCCGCCAGATGGTGTTGGTGCTTTTGGGATGATCATTGGCTCCAACACCTTCAACACGGTGGAGGCTCAACTGCGGCAGATCAGGCATGAGACGACAGGCGGCGcctttcttccccctccccctccaccacccATCTGTATCTCGCAGTCGCAGGCACCGGCAGCTGAACCCACAAATGACTTGAATGTGCCTATCTCTGGTAAGACTAAGAGTGTAGATTGTGGTGTCTTTATTTGTGTGAGTGTTATGTTTTAAATCCCAGGCCAGTGgtgtgaaaatgtgtgtattttgttGTCCAAGCAGGCCATTACTTTCCTTAACTTCAAACTATGGAAGTTTTGTTAAaacttatacagtggaacctcccgtaacgacctctcccaagaacgaccccctccttttgccgACCGAATTTCTTGGCACGGATGCTTTTCacactgtaactaacctcccaagaacgacgcCCTCCTTTTATCCGACGACCGACCTACCAACATAGGGTCAATAACGACTTTGACCTTTTTACCAGTGAGTGTCAAAGTTCGTAATTACCCAGCACACGCGGAACACGTACGCCGTTAGTCACGCATCAAGAGTCAGGGGTGGTAGTCTGTAGTCAGTAGTGCGTGCTAGTCAAGTGGCCCACGGCTGTCATCTTCTCACCTATTGCTGTCACAATTGAAGGACTGCCCTCGaagtaggagggggggggggagaaaggggCTGGGAAGGGGCAGTTAGAACGACAGCTCTGAATTGATGTGTAAGtattctgtgagtgtgtgctcaCCAACTGAGACCTCATACTTACCAATGAGCAAGTTTTACCTATGGGACGGTCTTCTTTGATGTCAGAGAGGAAACTCTTCCTGTcccagtttacagacactgaccttcttacccggggtcaatCACCAAGTTTTACCTATGAGACCAtgcgtgtgttgtttgtgttatGTCTGCCCGTGTGTGCGCTGGTGTATGCACGTACATTATGCTTTTCCATATGCACATCAAATGGGAACAAAAATAGGATAACGGACACAATTACTTTCAAGACTGTACTGCCCAACAGTTCAATTTCCACCCCTGTGATAAAAATTATACCTCCCAAActcccaataaagacccctcctttttacgaccgatttttcttcacattttcaaggtcgttagtgggaggttttactgtatatatatatgtgtttcgTGTACAGTATCATTTGGAATCGGGGAGGGGTGAATTAAAGGGTAGTCTTCTAATAGTTCACAGGTAGTTATTCAGGTTTCTCTATGTTCAAAATCTATCTGAGTGGAAGGGCTGTACATTGTAATGTATTTTCCAAGACTTCTGAATCtgaactaacagtaacacatcTTTGGCAGTCACATTTTGTTTGTAAAGATGAAATTATAAGAAGAATAGAGTGGATTACTTCAACCTTTGCACATCTGCTTGATTGAaaagttgttttctgttttgttcaCAGCTCTggcccctcctcctccacctccacccccaccaGAGCCAGCACCGGATCAGCAGCCCCCTCCCCTCAtgtccccacccccacctcccccacccctcctcaaTCGCCCGGCCTTCGTTCCTCCCCAGCTGCGACACAGAGCCCCCCTACCTCCCCGGCCCCCCATGCACCACAACATGGGCCATGGCCCTCACGGCTATCACGGCCCTCCTGGTCCCGGTCCTATGGGGCCCATGGGCCCAGGACCCGGTCCTTACCACCACCCCAACATGATGGGGCCAGGACCTATGGGACCGGGATCTATGGGGCCAGGGCCTATGGGGCCGGGGCCCATGGGCCCACCTATGATGCAGCAAGGGCCCATGGGCTTCCCTCCACAGGGCCCCTACCATCAGCAAGGCTTCCCCATGATGGGGAACGGTGGAGGGGGAAACATGATGGGAAATCAAGGCGGCCCCATGGATAACGCAGACAGTTCCAACTCGGCTGTGATCGAAGCCAAGCCCAAGATGATTTACTCTGCTGCGCCCGTCAGGACGGtgccaaagaaaacaaaaaagggaaagagagaggagaaagcTAAGACAGAAGAAAGTGCAGGCAGTGTTGAGCCttcttcagctgaagctgttGCTTTCAGTTCTGTTTCCATGTCGGCAAACATCGATGGAGAGATGTTTGCCTCCCCGATGGGCCAGGATGAAGTCATGGCGACGGAAATGGAACTGGACAATGACGTTTCCATGCCAACCAAGaaaggcaaaaaagaaaagaagaagaagtttatcAGGACTGCAGCCAACACTGTATGGGAAGATCCAACTCTGGAGGAGTGGGACCCAGGTGTGTACATGAATGTTTTGGGAATCCTAGTGAATggctgagtgagtgagtgattgaaTGGCTTCTTCTCTCTCAAAAATCACTTTTCACAGACAGTCGGACATTTGGCACTTTATACCGGtggataaggcctaaaaaaaaaaaggtgtggttacggtaacccgacctaccctatttttagaggccgaccctataactttttattacatttgtcaaaacaaaaacaaaaacacacaagaaaacgagtgcagaaaacgcaatgaaagcgaaagcgcccgagtcgcacacttatttccctgtcaagtaggtttaatttgtacacattagaaaaaaaaagttttaaaaaaaaaagtgattgcctaccttcctaccctatttttttgtggctatgttaccgtaaccacacctatttttatttggcctaatgAAGCTGCATTACATGTACCATACCACAACAAGGAAAGaatctacttcttcttctgcgttcgtgggctgaaactcccacgtacacgtgtttttgcacgagtggaattttacgtgtatgaccgtttttaccccgtcatttaggcagccatacgccgctttcggaggaagcatgctgggtattttcgtgtttctataacccaccgaactctgacatggattacaggatcttttccgtgcgcagttggtcttgtgcttgcgtgtacacacgaagggggataagccacaagcaggtctgcgcataagttgacctgggagatcggaaaaatctccacacttaacccacctgggattcgaaccctcgaccttccgattaagaggccgacgtcttaccaccccgccacagcgcccgtcccaAGGAAAGAGTGACCTGCTGACCCTATATTTTTTATCGTATTACCCTAAATggcttttgtgtgtgggtgtggtggtgttttttttattaggtCAGTATTTCCCACAGAGCCATTCTGACACTGTTTTCCAATGGAAAATTATACATAACTATAAGTGTCATGagagaccaaaaaaaaaagtgatgcAAGTCTGTAAACATCCACGAGGTTGTGTGTATATTTTTTGTCTAGACTTAGAGGTAGGTATTGATAGTAATGACTCATCGACTGTGTAAGGTCACAATTAATTTAGTAGTAATTAAAAGTTTGGTTTATGACTGTAAAATTACTGTGCTTCTGCGTGGCATTTCCAGATGTGTGACAATGTGCATGACCATAAAGCTTGGATGGGTTGTTAGAGAGAATTGGAGGGGCATGCAGTAACTGTCTGTACTATACTTGCAATTGCATAGATCTGAAGAAATGTTGTCTTCCAAGACAAAACTAATGACAGAAAAAGTACCAAACTGTCTTCAATtcagatcccccccccccaccccccccttaATTAATTAATAAGAGAAGCGCCAAACTGAAACAATTAAAAGTTGGTTAATTTACTTATAAAACAAGACTCCATGGTTTCTGTGCTGAAGAGACTATAAACAATAATATTTTTATCTTTCCACCAGATGACTTCCGCATGTTCTGTGGTGACCTGGGTAACGAGGTGACCGACGAAAGCCTGCAGCGAGCCTTCGGCAAGTACCCGACCTTCGTCAAGGCCAAGGTTGTCCG
This region of Littorina saxatilis isolate snail1 linkage group LG8, US_GU_Lsax_2.0, whole genome shotgun sequence genomic DNA includes:
- the LOC138973133 gene encoding RNA-binding protein 42-like, with amino-acid sequence MASISEQRLKEMEAEMNRFEQEIAPPDGVGAFGMIIGSNTFNTVEAQLRQIRHETTGGAFLPPPPPPPICISQSQAPAAEPTNDLNVPISALAPPPPPPPPPEPAPDQQPPPLMSPPPPPPPLLNRPAFVPPQLRHRAPLPPRPPMHHNMGHGPHGYHGPPGPGPMGPMGPGPGPYHHPNMMGPGPMGPGSMGPGPMGPGPMGPPMMQQGPMGFPPQGPYHQQGFPMMGNGGGGNMMGNQGGPMDNADSSNSAVIEAKPKMIYSAAPVRTVPKKTKKGKREEKAKTEESAGSVEPSSAEAVAFSSVSMSANIDGEMFASPMGQDEVMATEMELDNDVSMPTKKGKKEKKKKFIRTAANTVWEDPTLEEWDPDDFRMFCGDLGNEVTDESLQRAFGKYPTFVKAKVVRDRRTNKTKGYGFASFKDPQDFTRAMREMNGKYVGNRPIKLRKSTWKDRNIEIVRKKEKEKKRLGLK